From one Triticum aestivum cultivar Chinese Spring chromosome 4B, IWGSC CS RefSeq v2.1, whole genome shotgun sequence genomic stretch:
- the LOC123092576 gene encoding trifunctional UDP-glucose 4,6-dehydratase/UDP-4-keto-6-deoxy-D-glucose 3,5-epimerase/UDP-4-keto-L-rhamnose-reductase RHM1, producing MATYEPKNILITGAAGFIASHVANRLIRSYPHYKIVVLDKIDYCSNLKNLNPSRPSPNFKFVKGDIASADLVNYLLITESIDTIMHFAAQTHVDNSFGNSFEFTKNNIYGTHVLLEACKVTGQIRRFIHVSTDEVYGETDEDAVVGNHEASQLLPTNPYSATKAGAEMLVMAYGRSYGLPVITTRGNNVYGPNQFPEKLIPKFILLAMKGLPLPIHGDGSNVRSYLYCEDVAEAFEVVLHKGEVGHVYNIGTVKERRVIDVASDICKLFGLDTEKVIRFVENRPFNDQRYFLDDQKLKKLGWAERTTWEEGLKKTIEWYTSNPDYWGDVAGALLPHPRMLMTPGVERHNWTEEIKSLASSPAEAKECSTVPAAATSKSTSSVPQKATYKFLIYGKTGWIGGLLGKICEKQGIPYEYGKGRLQERSQLLQDIRNVKPTHVFNAAGVTGRPNVDWCETHKQDTIRTNVVGTLNLADVCREQGLLMINYATGCIFEYNAEHPEGSGIGFKEEDTPNFVGSFYSKTKAMVEELLKDYDNVCTLRVRMPISSDLSNPRNFITKIARYDKVVNIPNSMTILDELLPISVEMAKRDCRGIWNFTNPGVVSHNEILEMYKEYINPDFKWTNFTLEEQAKVIVAPRSNNEMDASKLKSEFPELLSIKESLIRNVFEPNRKVSTN from the exons ATGGCGACCTATGAGCCCAAGAACATCCTCATAACTGGTGCTGCGGGTTTCATTGCATCTCATGTGGCGAACCGTCTAATTAGGAGCTATCCTCACTACAAGATTGTCGTCCTCGACAAGATTGACTACTGCTCCAACCTGAAAAATCTCAACCCCTCCCGGCCATCGCCAAATTTCAAGTTTGTCAAGGGCGACATCGCAAGTGCTGATCTGGTGAACTATCTTCTCATCACTGAGTCGATTGACACCATCATGCACTTTGCTGCCCAGACTCATGTGGATAATTCGTTCGGCAATTCCTTTGAGTTTACAAAGAACAACATATATGGCACCCATGTTCTCCTTGAGGCGTGCAAGGTTACTGGCCAGATCAGAAGATTTATCCACGTCAGTACTGATGAGGTGTATGGAGAAACTGATGAGGATGCTGTGGTTGGTAACCATGAGGCCTCACAGTTGCTTCCGACAAATCCATATTCAGCTACCAAAGCTGGGGCTGAAATGCTTGTGATGGCTTATGGGAGGTCTTATGGTCTTCCTGTGATTACAACCCGAGGCAACAATGTGTATGGACCAAATCAGTTCCCTGAGAAGCTCATCCCAAAATTTATCCTTTTGGCCATGAAAGGCTTGCCCCTTCCAATTCATGGTGATGGCTCTAATGTCAGGAGCTACCTGTACTGTGAGGATGTTGCTGAAGCTTTTGAGGTAGTTCTTCACAAAGGAGAGGTTGGACATGTGTATAATATTGGTACTGTGAAGGAGAGGAGGGTAATTGATGTGGCCAGTGACATATGCAAGCTATTTGGCTTGGACACCGAAAAGGTCATCAGGTTTGTCGAGAACAGGCCCTTCAATGACCAGAGGTACTTCCTGGATGATCAGAAACTGAAGAAGTTAGGATGGGCAGAGCGCACGACATGGGAAGAGGGTTTGAAGAAAACAATTGAATGGTACACCAGCAATCCTGATTACTGGGGAGATGTTGCCGGTGCATTGCTCCCTCATCCAAGGATGTTGATGACGCCTGGAGTTGAAAGGCATAACTGGACTGAGGAAATCAAATCTCTTGCTTCTTCTCCAGCTGAAGCCAAGGAATGCAGTACAGTACCTGCTGCAGCCACATCCAAGAGTACCAGCAGTGTCCCTCAAAAGGCCACCTACAAGTTCTTAATATATGGCAAGACTGGATGGATTGGTGGCCTACTTGGGAAGATATGTGAGAAGCAAGGCATACCTTATGAATATGGTAAAGGGCGCCTGCAAGAGCGCTCTCAGCTCTTGCAGGACATTAGAAATGTGAAGCCGACTCATGTTTTCAATGCTGCTGGTGTCACTGGAAGGCCAAATGTTGACTGGTGTGAGACCCACAAACAGGACACTATCCGCACCAATGTTGTAGGCACCTTGAATCTTGCTGATGTTTGTCGTGAGCAGGGGTTGCTCATGATTAATTATGCTACAGGTTGCATATTTGAGTATAATGCTGAACACCCTGAAGGGTCTGGAATTGGTTTTAAAGAGGAGGACACGCCCAACTTTGTAGGTTCATTTTATTCCAAAACCAAAGCCATG GTGGAAGAGTTATTGAAGGACTATGATAATGTCTGTACTCTTAGAGTCAGGATGCCCATATCATCAGACCTGAGCAATCCTCGTAACTTCATCACAAAAATAGCCCGCTATGACAAGGTGGTGAACATTCCGAACAGTATGACAATTTTGGATGAATTGTTGCCTATCTCTGTTGAGATGGCGAAGCGGGATTGTAGGGGCATATGGAATTTCACCAACCCAGGGGTTGTCAGTCACAACGAGATTCTGGAGATGTACAAGGAATACATAAACCCGGACTTCAAGTGGACCAACTTCACGCTCGAAGAGCAGGCCAAGGTTATAGTTGCACCAAGAAGCAACAACGAAATGGACGCGTCAAAGCTGAAGTCCGAGTTCCCTGAGCTACTGTCCATTAAGGAATCTTTGATCAGGAATGTCTTTGAGCCAAACAGGAAGGTGTCTACTAATTGA